Within the Bacillus sp. FSL K6-3431 genome, the region CGAATACAGTTGTTGTTTCTGGAGGTGGAGATGCTCAAATGGCTTCCGTTGGAGTCGGAGCTGTGGAAAATCATCAAACTGTTATTTCAGGTGGTTCATTCTGGCAACAGGAAGTAAATATCAACTCACCCATCACAGACCCAAAGGGCCGGATTCGTGTTAACTGCCATGCTGTCCCAAATCTTTGGCAAATAGAAACGATTGCCTTTTTCCCTGGTCTTGTCATGAGATGGTTTCGCGATGCTTTCTGCGAAAGCGAAAAAGAAGAAGCCATTTTAACCGGACGAGATGCCTATGAAATTCTAGAAGAAAAAGCTGTAGATGTCCCTATTGGTTCCAACGGAATTATGCCTATATTTTCAGACGTTATGAATTATATTTCATGGCGACACGCTTCCCCATCCTTTATCAACCTTAGTCTAGACCCTCAGCTATCAGGCAAGAAGCAAATGTTCAAATCACTCCAAGAAAATGCAGCATTGATCACCTTAGGTAATTTACAACTCATTCAAGAAGCCATAGACTTTTTTCCAACAGAGGTCATTTTTGCGGGCGGCGCCTCTAAAGGAAAACTTTGGTGTCAGACATTGGCAGATGTGCTCGGCGTACCTGTGAAAGTACCCGTGGTGAAAGAGGCTGCCGCCTTAGGCACAGCATTATTCGCTGGAATCGGGGCAGGTTTGTATTCCAATATACATGAGGCCGTACATTCAGTCGTTCAATGGGAGCACACTTATTTCCCAAACATAGCCAATCACGAGCAGTACCTTCATATTTATAAGAACTGGCGAAAATTATACAACGAGCAATTGCGCTTAGCGGATAATGGCATGACAACCCATATGTGGAAGGCTCCAGGCTTATAAAAAATTTGAAGGGAGGTGAATGTATGAAGAAAGTGAATGAACTGGACTTCGAATATCGTTTTGGTGATAACGGACCTAAATATTTAACAAAAGGACCAAATGTCGATATTGGTGTTGTTGTGCTAAAGCCTGGTCAAGACTTCCCAAACCACTATCATACAACATGCGAAGAAGCTTTTTATATTTTAGAAGGTTCGATAGATTTCTATATTAATAAGAAGAGATATCCCGCTAAACAAGGTGATATGATTCAATGCAGTCCTGGTGATACGCACTATCTTATCAATAATTCGACCGAGAACTTTAAAGCTGTTTTCATTAAATCACCACATATCTCTGAAAATGACTCTGTTGTTATTGATAAACCTATTATTGAAAAAGGGGTGGACGCACAATGAGTTGGGGATTTAAAAATCGTCTGAATAAAATTTTGCCAAACGGCAGAGCCGTCATGCTAGCTATTGATCATGGTTACTTCTTAGGACCTATTACTGGACTAGAAAAACCAGGTGAAACAGTAAAAGAATTATTGCCATATACGGATTCACTCTATTTAACAAGAGGAACATTGGCTGCTGCTATTCCTGAAGACACTGAACTTCCAATGGTACTTCGCGTATCAGGAGGACCCACAGTTGTCGGAAACGATTTAGCGAATGAGACAATTGTAACTTCCGTTAAAGAGGCCATCAAACATAATGTCGTAGGTGTAGGTGTTTCAGTTTTCGTTGGCTCTGCATATGAAACCCAAACGATCACAAATTTAGCCCATGTTGTCACTGAAGCACACGACTATGGCCTTCCTGTTTTAGGTATTACAGCCGTTGGTAAGGAACTCGATAAACGAGATGCACGTTTTTTGGCTCTCGCTTCACGAGTGGTCGCTGAAATGGGGGCAGATATCGTCAAAACTTATTATTGCGATGACTTTGAAAAAGTAACGAGTACATGTCCAGTTCCTATTGTCATTGCAGGCGGGCCAAAATTTGATACCATTCGCGAAGCATTGGAAATCACTCATCATGCGATGGAACAAGGCGCAGCAGGCGTTGACATGGGACGAAATATTTGGCAATCTTCCCAACCTACAGCAATGATTAAAGCCATACATTCCATCGTTAAAAAAAATTACTCAGTAAATGAAGCAGTTGAATTATACGAATCTACGGCACAGGTGAAAGCTTAAATCAACAAATTAGGGAGGTAATAAATGGGCAAAAGTAGCATTTCTATTAGCTAATGTCTTTGAAGACTCTGAAATGAAAAACCCTTATGTAGAAATAAAAAAAGCAGGACATGAAACCTTTATTATCGGTGTTGAAAAAGGCATGCAATGCACAGGGAAACAAGAAACCGTCTCCTATCAAACCGACATTTCCGCATCAGAAGCGAATGCTAATGATTTTGACGCCATCATTATTCCAGGTGGTAGCGCTCCAGAAACATTACGCGTTAACGAAGAGATAATTAGATTAGTAAAGGATATTCATAATCAATCTAAGCTCATTGCAGGAATATGCCATGGACCTCAAGTCATGATTAGCGCGGACATTCTAAAAGAACAAACCGTTACTAGCTATATCGGTATCCGTGATGATGTTAAAAATGCAGGTGCCACATTTGTTGATGAAGAAGTAGTCGTTAGCAACAATATCATTACATCAAGAACGCCAAAAGATGAACCAGTATTTATTAGAGAAATACTAGCAAATTTAAAATAAACTTTTAAATCTAAATAGAAAAAGCCGTGTAGAAGTCAATCCGCATTGAATTCTACACGGCTTTTTTCAGTTATCCATACATTACCTTTTTTTACTCACTTCTCAGTATAACTCAATTCCTTCGAAACGCTTTGAATCGTAGCCAAAAGAGCTTTTTCATTATATTGGTACAGGGATACCGACAAAAAAGTAATTGAGAAAAGTCGAACCTTTCTATGAACAATTAAAAAGCTCAGTAATATCAAGGGGAATCCTGATATTACTAAGCCTTTTGCAGTCTTAATAAAAAGTGACGAAAAATGAAATTAAACTGGACTAGCTGGATTCGAACCAACGATAAAGGAGTCAAAGTCCATTGCCTTACCACTTGGCTATAGTCCAATAAAGATCCCCTTTAACAGGGGAAATATATTACTGTAAACGATTCTGTTGATTTTGTTGTTGGTTTGAAGCCTGTTGGCTTTGCTGTAAAGATTGTTGTGCTTGTTGTAATTGCTGTTGGGCTTGTTGTAACTCTTGATTCTGTTGAGCTGTAGCTTGTCCTTGACCTTGAATTGCTTGTAGTTGTTGTTGGGCTTGTTGTAATTGTTGTTGTGCTTGTTGCAGTTGTTGTGGATTAGCATTTGATTGGGCCTGCTGTACAGCCTGTTGTGCAGCGGCAATTGCTTGCTGATATTGTTGTTGATTCTGATTACCTTGTGTCATTATAAATCACCCCTGAACGAATTTTTGTCGAATGTAAATATCAACACAGCTTATTATGTATGAAACTTTCAATAATATTCATATCCTAATACAAATTTTTAAAAGGGGCATTTCAAGGATCAAAGACAAAAAAACGGTTCAGCAATAAGAATACGACCGATTGAATAGATAAACTCTAGAATCGCAAATTAAGAATAAGTATTTAACAATAACCAAGTTATTCTTATTAAAAACCTTTGAATCTAACCAAAGAATTTACCGCTCTACTTGCGATAAATTTTTATCCTTTCTCACTGAACATTTATAGACAGCAAGTGCTGCTACTTCTAAGTTAATTTTAAATATTAATGTCAATATACTTTTTATACATACAAATAAACAATGGATCATCTTTTATCCGATCCATTCTATGATCTACAGTTTCGTTGGGATATAATAAAATGTATGATTTTCAGGATATCAATTACTGGGTTCTTTAGAATAATCCCCCTTCCTCCTAGATTTTTTCGCCACACAAAATGAATGCCCAAAAACTTAGCTATTGGTCACCCTCATTCTCAATTTGATTATCTTTAAATATCCTACCTATTAGCCCCTCAATCCTCAACCATTAATTGTGATACTTAATCTATATTCTAATGTTTTTTAAAAAACTATAATTTACTCATTAAAAAAATAGCTAACAATCAATATCTATGTCATAATCTTTGTTAACATCAGGTATTTTATTTTTCTCAAGCAATCTTCCCATGCTCGCTGTAAATAAAGATACTATGACAGCGCATGCAACTATAGCGTAAAATCCTGCTCCAATACCTATTCCTACCCCTCCCGCAAATAAAATCATTGCAGCTGATGTAAGTCCTTTTACTTTCAACCCGTCTTTTAAGATCATACCCGCTCCCAAAAAGCCTAAGCCAGAAACTATTTGTGCAGCCAATCTCATTGGATCCATCATTTTACCACTGTTAGCTGCACTAAATACTTCTGCACTTTCTATAGAGATTAGCGTGATAAGTGTACAAGCAACGCAAACATACGTATACGTTTTTATTCCCGCGGGTTTACTTTTAAATGACCTATCCATTCCTATTAAAAAACCAAGTAGTGCACTAATTGAAATACGTAAAAACATTTCACCGTAACCAGCAATATGATTTTCATATAGTGATAAAAAGATTTGCAAATTAAAGACTCCTTTCCTCGCTTTCAAAACCTAGCTTTTTTCTAACTAATAATTGTGATAAAATGTTAATTATAGTTTTATGAATCATCTGAATAATGATATTAAAAATAACTTATAGCTAACGAGGGAGTACAAACAATGGTAAATATTGTAGATATGGTAGATTCTCTTATTATCCCTTCTGTACAAAATGAAACTGATCTTGAAAAAGCTATTCAAAGTAAAAGTAGTATTGTTTTTATTCTGACTGGAAATTTAATTAATATGGAAAGTTATTTAAATCAACTCAAAAAGGCGAATAAATATACATACATTCATATGGATTTCATTGAGGGTCTGTCCAATACGAAAAGTGCTATTAAATATATTGCTAATGTCTGGAAACCTACTGGTATTATTACTACCAAAGCATCTATGATTAAGTATGCTAAAGCAGAAAAACTGAAAACAATCCAAAGGATCTTTCTAATCGATCATAGTGCTGTGTTAAAAGGTATTGAGTCCTCAAAAGCATGCAGCCCAGATGCTGTCGAAGTTCTCCCAGGATTAATGCCTACTGTCATTGATCAACTATCTCAAAAATTGGAGTTACCAATTATTGTAGGCGGTCTCATTAGTAATAAACAAGATATATTATCTGCAATCCAGGCAGGTGCTTTAGCAGTTTCCTCAGGAAGTCCTGAATTGTGGAGTTTAGAACTATGACTAATCCCTATTAAACCTATTTTTCCACTATCGATATTTCAAATAACGATGAGGATTAGTTTTGGAGTAATTAATATGTCTTGTCCATTAATTGCTCTTTCTACATTTCGTTATAATAGACTCTCAAAACCCTTTATTCTATATTATATTAGTGTTATTCCTCTCTTATGTTCCAGTTATTAACTCTTTCTCGAGATTGATGTGCATCCTCTATCGAATTCATTTCATAATTAATATAATAAGAGTTTTCCTTCCATTTCGAAATAACAAAGTCTAAGGGTATGGTGCCCCTACAACCTTATTTCCCGTCTCTCTTAATCGTTTATTGTTTCAACTGCCCCTTCAATTAGTTCATCATCTAATAACCGTACCATCTAGATAAAATATGAGTCTTATCGTTCTCTGTACTCCTCTTCGAAAATATAGCGGCAAATTGCTTTTGCTACACCATCTTGCTCGTTCGTATCTGTCATACAATTCGCTCTTCCTTTAAGCTCTACTTCCGCGTTTCCCATTGCCACGCCAAGTCCAACCGCTTCAATTAACTTTAAATCATTGTAACTATCTCCAATAGCAATCACTTGATCCATATCAATTCCTAGGAAGTCACATATTTGTCTAACTCCGTAAGCTTTGGTCATTCCTTCAAATGTAATCTCTACGTTTGAAGGACTAGATTGAGTTACTTCGATCTTTTCCCACTTTTCTATTATTCCTTTTATATCAGAAATGACGGCTATACTATCATTTCTGATACCAAACTTGATCCACTTTTTTTCAAACATTTCCTCTGTCCAATCAGATTTCCTTATTAAAGATTCGATATTATAACCCCAAAACCACGAGTTTGTTTCGTACGCGATTTGATGTAATAGCTCAATACTTTTACGATCCATTATATGTCTTTCCATTAATAATCCAGGTGATTGCCAAATTTCTGCACCATTAAGCAATACAAGCGGAGTTGTTAAACCTAATTCCAAACGAAAATTCTCTATATTTTGATGTCCTCTTCCTGTCGCAAAAGTTACAATAATACCTTTTTGCATGGCTCTTTTTATCCAAAGTTTTGTCGCTTCTGATATTTTCTTATTATCCAACAGAGTTGTACCATCTAAATCAAGTGCCAATAAACGATATTTAGACAAACAATCCACCCCTTAATAAATATTACCTTACATAATATTAAAAATCCCAGCTATGAATAAACCTTTAAAGGTTACTCTTAGCTGGGATTTCTCTTCTTCTCTTTCCCTTGCCTAGTTTACTTTTATTTAAATATTGATGGCATATCGGTAATAATGCCATCAGCCATCATCTTTTCAAATTTTTCTCCCTCAGCTAAGCTATTAATCGTATATGGATATACTTTCATTCCCTTCAGATGTATTTCCTTTATTAATTCCTCTGATAAATGCAGAAAATCCGGGTGTATGCTATAAGGATTGATGGAATTACTTTCAATAAAGGAATATACATTTATTACATTGGTGTTTGTGATAAACCCGATTTTAATTGTACTATCTAGATTACTTAATCTTTGTAAAACAATATGATCAAACGATGATACTAATACCTTATCCGCAAATTTATATTTATATATTAGCTGGAGGATTTCCTCCTCTATATTTTTTATCATGTCCGGACCCTTTTTTATTTCTATATTTAACATTATTTCGGAATCCTGTAATAATTTCAGAACCTCCTCAAGTGTTGGAATTTGCTCATTTTTAAATTTTGGTGAGTACCATGAGCCAAAGTCATACGCTTGCATTTCCGCTAATGTTAACTCATGAACATATCCTTTCCCATCACCGGTTCTATTAATAGACCCATCATGAATGACTACTGGAATACCATCTTTGGTTAAGCGAACGTCTAATTCGATCCCATCTGCTCCTTGTTCGATAGCTAATTTAAAAGCTGCCATGGTATTTTCAGGTGCATAACCTGATGCCCCTCTATGTGCGATGATTAGCATAACAAACCTTCTTTCTAAATAATAAAATAAAATATTAATAGCTTTACTGCCCTTTACTTACTGTTAAAAAATCATTTTTTTGTAAACTTTACTATGACTATTCACCGATTAAAACACCTTGTACGAAAAATCTTTGTAGGAATGGATAAACAATAAGCAAGGGCAATGATGACACGATAATGACTGCATATTTAACAAGACTGGCTGTTTTTACTTGTTCTACAAGTGATTCCATTACACCAGGTCCTCAACACCCTCTACTCCAATTTCATGAATAACAAGGATCTCTCTAAGAATAATTCGCAGTGGAAATAGTTCCTGATTTGATAAATATCGCAGGAAAAGATTGATTCCATAGACTAACTCCATGAGATAGCGCCATTACAGCTATAATTGGTAAAGATATTTGTAAGACAATCTTTAAAAAGATATGAAAATCTGAGGCATTGTCTATTTTTGCAGCTTCAACTAATTGGTCTAGGATACTTTATTTAAAAAAAGCACGAGCTACTAGAATTGACCATGCACTAACTACATTACAAGTACAGATTGCATATTTTCACTCCTTCTATAAATAATGAAGTATCATCATCTCCTAACTCCAAGGACATATCAGCTCATTCTGTTGCTAAATTATTATTTTCAATGAGTAATTCCGCTACAATTGGAAGGTGGTCAGAACCAGCATGCTGGAGTACCTTCTGATTGGAATGCTTTATTTCTGACGAGGTGAAAATATAATCAATTCTTTGCACCGGATCTACTGCAGGAAATGTGTAGGCGTTTTTTATTTGTTGAAAACTATCTACTAGATCCGTTTGGTTCAGTAGGTATTGCAATTCTTCACTATTAGGGTCTGCGTTGAAATCTCCTAACAGCACCTTTGGACCACGATAATTTGATGTTATATTAATTAATTCTTTTACTTGTGTCATTCTACTGGTGCCATCTAGACCAAGATGGGTATTAAAAATATTTAGGGATACACCATTCACATGGATAGTTACGCTAAGTACCCCTCGTTGTTCCTGCCCATAGCTACTAAGCTCGATATTTTTGGATCCCGCAATTGGATGCTTGCTAAGAGTAGCAAGTCCATACTGTCTTTTCTCTACCTGTCCATCCAGCGGTTCTAACTGAATATTAGGACCATACGCATAATGATAATCCAATAATTTCGCTAATCTTTTAGCCTGATCTTCAAAATTGCTTCTTTCTCCATAAAATCTGTCCACTTCTTGGATACCAATAATTTCCGCCTCTGAATCTCTCATTGTTTTAGCTATTCGTTCGAGACTTAAAATATTATCCAAGCCAACCCCATGTTGGATATTATATGACATTATTTTCATAGTTAAATTCTCCCCTAGAAATACTAATATTTAGGCAAATACTTCATTACTACTATCTCCTTTTAAGCAATCCCCCTTGAATCTACTTAGTACATTCATGTAATCATATGAAGCACATCTTAAATGGAAAATAAAAAACCCAAAAAATTCATAGATATAGCAAATAACCGCCTATAACTAAAAACTTTTGGGGTTCTCTTTATTCAATACCCTGTAAAGATAATATTTGATTATTAATTTCTAGGTTATATATTTTTTCACCAATTGTCAAGAGTTGGAATATTTTCAACTAAAGTAAAATTTATTTAATTAGGTCATGGTATTAACTAGATGACTTCGAAAATAAATATTATTTATTTTGGACTTATGCTTCTTATCCACCTTTTTTTGAAATACGAACGTAAAAAGAATTTATAATAATAAAATCAGGGACTACTATTAATTCCTCTAAATTGTATAGTGACCTACTTCTACAATCCTATCACCCATTTGATAATGTAATCGGAGTGTTAAAGTGCAGTTTTACATACAATAAAATAAGGGTCACATTCTTTTTCTGTCAAACGGCGATGTATCATCTCAACTTACATACCAGCATTTCCGGTAATCGTTATCATTCCAATCAATGAATCACAACTCCCGTCCCAACTGAAACCTTAGCGGAAAGTTCAAGAACATCGTGATTGTGCATTCTAATACATCCATGTGAAACACTTTTCCCTATCGAAGCAGGATTATTTGTACCGTGAATGCCATAGTGTGGTTTTGACAATCCCATCCACAATACGCCGAATGGCCCTCCAGGATTAGTTTGTTTATTAATAATTGTATATGACCCGTATGGTGTCGGCGTTAACATCTTTCCAATCGCCACTGGATAGGTTTTTATTAATTTACTGCCATCGAAAAGTTTTAGCTGGTGCTTTTTAGTGGAAACATCGATCCACATAACCATATAATCATCCCCGATATCATTTTGGATATTGTATGAGTCAACCTAGGTTATCTGTGAATAAAGGTTAATCGTATTATAGGAAAACTGAAGTATTTCTGCATTTTTTTAAAGTCAAGAAAGAATCCATATTGACCTACCTTCCTAGGGCTTCCCAAGTGGTAAACTGCGACAAAACAAAGTATGATAGGAAGTGTAATTGAAAGACTAATCAAACTCTTTTAAAATTTCATTTTACGGAGGGGTATGTATGAAAGCTTTATTTATTGGTGGAACAGGAACGATTAGTTCCTCCATCACGAAACAGTTGTTGGAAAAAGGATGCGAACTCTATCTTCTTAATCGGGGTTCAAGAAATGATGCTCTGCCCGCTGGTGTGAATGTTATTACAGCTGATATTAATGATGAGGATAATGTTGCTAAACTTATTGAGCACCTGGAGTTTGATGTTGTTGCTGATTTTATCGCATTTGAGCCTACCCAGTTGGAAAGAGATTATCGATTATTTAATGGGAAAACGAAACAATTTATATTTATTAGTTCTGCCTCCGCTTATCAAAGCCCTCTTGCAGATTATAGAATTACGGAGGGAACTCCTTTATCCAATCCATATTGGGAGTATTCCAGAAACAAGATTGCCTGTGAAGATTATTTGATGAATCAGTATCGTGAAAATGGCTTTCCAATTACAATTATTAGACCAAGTCACACCTATGACGAACGTTCCATCCCACTTGGTGTACATGGCAGCAACGGAAGCTGGCAAGTTGCTAAACGGATGCTGGAGAACAAACCGGTAATCATCCATGGAGATGGTACTTCCTTGTGGACAATGACACATAATAGTGATTTTGCTAAAGGCTTCATCGGCTTAATGGGTAATATTCATGCTATTGGCGAGTCGGTACATATCACTTCTGATGAGACCGTTACTTGGAATCAAATATACGAGATCATTGCAGATGCATTAGGAGTGAGACTCAACGCTGTTCATGTATCATCGGAATTCCTGGCTGCATGCAGTCAAGAGGATCTTACAGGCGGACTTTTAGGAGATAAATCTAACGCAGTTGTGTTCGATAATTCAAAGTTGAAAAGACTTGTTCCAGAATTTGTTGCAACAACCCGACTTGACCAAGGCATGAAACAAACGATTCAATATATTTTAGATCATCCTGAACATCAGATAGAAGATCAGGAATTTGATGCTTGGTGTGATAAGGTTATCGATGCATTAAGTACGGCGCTAGTGAAAATAAACGCATAATAAGAAGTTAACAAGCTATCGGATAAAAATACCCGATAGCTTGTTTATCGTTTTGTACACTAAGAGCAAAGTTTCACTCCATATCGCCAACGACGATATCAGTCTTTATATCCATTTAAATTTTAATTTACTGACAATCTCAATTCATGTACCATAAATTATTGGCTTTCAGTTATCTTCACATAAACATCATGAAGAAATTCACATACCTAATGAAAATAACCCCAACTCTTATCCATTCGATCAAACAACCCAGAAAAAGAAAAAACCACATATGATATGGAAAAGACGATGATTTGATTTGTTTAGTCATCGTCCTTTCGCACCGTTTTAAGGTTGAATCAATTGAGCCAACAGCGCTAAATAATGTTCCTTTATCTGGTTCGAATCATTGCTGTGCATCCCAAAGGGCGATCATA harbors:
- a CDS encoding endonuclease/exonuclease/phosphatase family protein, which encodes MKIMSYNIQHGVGLDNILSLERIAKTMRDSEAEIIGIQEVDRFYGERSNFEDQAKRLAKLLDYHYAYGPNIQLEPLDGQVEKRQYGLATLSKHPIAGSKNIELSSYGQEQRGVLSVTIHVNGVSLNIFNTHLGLDGTSRMTQVKELINITSNYRGPKVLLGDFNADPNSEELQYLLNQTDLVDSFQQIKNAYTFPAVDPVQRIDYIFTSSEIKHSNQKVLQHAGSDHLPIVAELLIENNNLATE
- a CDS encoding cupin domain-containing protein translates to MKKVNELDFEYRFGDNGPKYLTKGPNVDIGVVVLKPGQDFPNHYHTTCEEAFYILEGSIDFYINKKRYPAKQGDMIQCSPGDTHYLINNSTENFKAVFIKSPHISENDSVVIDKPIIEKGVDAQ
- a CDS encoding ABC transporter permease subunit, with the translated sequence MLDQLVEAAKIDNASDFHIFLKIVLQISLPIIAVMALSHGVSLWNQSFPAIFIKSGTISTANYS
- a CDS encoding Cof-type HAD-IIB family hydrolase, coding for MDCLSKYRLLALDLDGTTLLDNKKISEATKLWIKRAMQKGIIVTFATGRGHQNIENFRLELGLTTPLVLLNGAEIWQSPGLLMERHIMDRKSIELLHQIAYETNSWFWGYNIESLIRKSDWTEEMFEKKWIKFGIRNDSIAVISDIKGIIEKWEKIEVTQSSPSNVEITFEGMTKAYGVRQICDFLGIDMDQVIAIGDSYNDLKLIEAVGLGVAMGNAEVELKGRANCMTDTNEQDGVAKAICRYIFEEEYRER
- a CDS encoding SDR family oxidoreductase, whose amino-acid sequence is MKALFIGGTGTISSSITKQLLEKGCELYLLNRGSRNDALPAGVNVITADINDEDNVAKLIEHLEFDVVADFIAFEPTQLERDYRLFNGKTKQFIFISSASAYQSPLADYRITEGTPLSNPYWEYSRNKIACEDYLMNQYRENGFPITIIRPSHTYDERSIPLGVHGSNGSWQVAKRMLENKPVIIHGDGTSLWTMTHNSDFAKGFIGLMGNIHAIGESVHITSDETVTWNQIYEIIADALGVRLNAVHVSSEFLAACSQEDLTGGLLGDKSNAVVFDNSKLKRLVPEFVATTRLDQGMKQTIQYILDHPEHQIEDQEFDAWCDKVIDALSTALVKINA
- the lsrK gene encoding autoinducer-2 kinase → MNYILAFDAGTGSVRAVLFDTTGNQVGVKQVEWSHLADKNYAGSMDFDYNKNWDIIVNCITSLLFETKVDPNNIKAVSATSMREGFVLYDTDGNEIWACANVDARASAEVKYLKSLNADLEQQIYNISGQTFALGALPRLLWLKNFKPDLYKKAASISMINDWILYKLSGQLKVDPSNGCTTGIFDLKKRNWTSATTDLCGIKSGLFPKVQEAGTIIGSITIDSAIITGLSPNTVVVSGGGDAQMASVGVGAVENHQTVISGGSFWQQEVNINSPITDPKGRIRVNCHAVPNLWQIETIAFFPGLVMRWFRDAFCESEKEEAILTGRDAYEILEEKAVDVPIGSNGIMPIFSDVMNYISWRHASPSFINLSLDPQLSGKKQMFKSLQENAALITLGNLQLIQEAIDFFPTEVIFAGGASKGKLWCQTLADVLGVPVKVPVVKEAAALGTALFAGIGAGLYSNIHEAVHSVVQWEHTYFPNIANHEQYLHIYKNWRKLYNEQLRLADNGMTTHMWKAPGL
- a CDS encoding MgtC/SapB family protein, which produces MFLRISISALLGFLIGMDRSFKSKPAGIKTYTYVCVACTLITLISIESAEVFSAANSGKMMDPMRLAAQIVSGLGFLGAGMILKDGLKVKGLTSAAMILFAGGVGIGIGAGFYAIVACAVIVSLFTASMGRLLEKNKIPDVNKDYDIDIDC
- a CDS encoding L,D-transpeptidase, which gives rise to MVMWIDVSTKKHQLKLFDGSKLIKTYPVAIGKMLTPTPYGSYTIINKQTNPGGPFGVLWMGLSKPHYGIHGTNNPASIGKSVSHGCIRMHNHDVLELSAKVSVGTGVVIH
- a CDS encoding glycerophosphodiester phosphodiesterase, which gives rise to MLIIAHRGASGYAPENTMAAFKLAIEQGADGIELDVRLTKDGIPVVIHDGSINRTGDGKGYVHELTLAEMQAYDFGSWYSPKFKNEQIPTLEEVLKLLQDSEIMLNIEIKKGPDMIKNIEEEILQLIYKYKFADKVLVSSFDHIVLQRLSNLDSTIKIGFITNTNVINVYSFIESNSINPYSIHPDFLHLSEELIKEIHLKGMKVYPYTINSLAEGEKFEKMMADGIITDMPSIFK
- a CDS encoding glycerol-3-phosphate responsive antiterminator gives rise to the protein MVNIVDMVDSLIIPSVQNETDLEKAIQSKSSIVFILTGNLINMESYLNQLKKANKYTYIHMDFIEGLSNTKSAIKYIANVWKPTGIITTKASMIKYAKAEKLKTIQRIFLIDHSAVLKGIESSKACSPDAVEVLPGLMPTVIDQLSQKLELPIIVGGLISNKQDILSAIQAGALAVSSGSPELWSLEL
- the lsrF gene encoding 3-hydroxy-5-phosphonooxypentane-2,4-dione thiolase, which codes for MSWGFKNRLNKILPNGRAVMLAIDHGYFLGPITGLEKPGETVKELLPYTDSLYLTRGTLAAAIPEDTELPMVLRVSGGPTVVGNDLANETIVTSVKEAIKHNVVGVGVSVFVGSAYETQTITNLAHVVTEAHDYGLPVLGITAVGKELDKRDARFLALASRVVAEMGADIVKTYYCDDFEKVTSTCPVPIVIAGGPKFDTIREALEITHHAMEQGAAGVDMGRNIWQSSQPTAMIKAIHSIVKKNYSVNEAVELYESTAQVKA